A region of Ignavibacteriota bacterium DNA encodes the following proteins:
- a CDS encoding glycosyltransferase yields MIKEFPKISIIIACLNEENYISECLESLLMQDYDGDFDIIVSDGGSKDKTIEIIQILQINNSKIKLINNPNKIQSAGRNIAIESSDAEYIAYIDAHRLAEKSWLSNLWEVYETKTQADLKIVGVGSVHYDASKTNFSKAQEIAFQSLMSGAGSGNFLNKKTVEKVDHACMCLYNKKIITDVGLYDESLPVGEDIELNHRLTILNDYNLYLNPGAINYYHPRKDFSSLLMQQFNYGYWRQIVIAKLRSANKLNSLQMKKIEGMQLKTYIPALFVLFIVLLFIMSFFIDYAFYSYWIIVLIYLFILALASVFYWIINKVSPVNLIIVFVAIHFGYGSGVLTYLFNLKKIRR; encoded by the coding sequence ATGATTAAAGAATTTCCTAAAATATCAATTATTATAGCTTGCCTGAATGAAGAAAATTATATTTCTGAATGTTTGGAATCCTTGTTGATGCAGGATTATGATGGTGACTTTGATATAATTGTTTCAGATGGAGGCTCAAAAGATAAGACTATAGAAATCATACAAATATTGCAAATCAATAACTCTAAAATAAAGCTAATAAATAATCCGAATAAGATACAATCAGCCGGTAGAAATATTGCAATTGAGTCTTCTGATGCAGAATATATAGCTTATATTGATGCTCACAGATTAGCTGAAAAATCGTGGCTTAGTAATTTGTGGGAAGTATATGAAACGAAGACCCAAGCTGATTTGAAAATTGTAGGCGTTGGCTCAGTTCATTACGATGCTTCCAAAACAAATTTTTCGAAAGCTCAGGAGATTGCATTTCAGAGTTTAATGAGTGGCGCCGGCTCCGGAAACTTTCTGAATAAAAAAACAGTAGAAAAAGTAGACCATGCTTGTATGTGCCTTTACAACAAAAAAATTATAACTGATGTCGGTCTTTATGACGAAAGTCTGCCCGTAGGAGAAGATATTGAATTAAATCACAGATTGACCATTTTAAATGATTATAACTTATATCTGAATCCAGGGGCGATAAACTATTATCATCCCAGAAAAGATTTCTCGTCGCTCTTAATGCAACAGTTCAATTATGGCTACTGGCGGCAGATTGTAATTGCTAAACTGAGATCAGCTAATAAGCTTAACTCATTGCAAATGAAAAAGATTGAAGGTATGCAATTGAAAACTTATATACCGGCATTATTTGTTTTGTTTATTGTTTTACTTTTCATAATGTCATTTTTTATTGATTATGCATTTTATTCATATTGGATAATCGTGTTAATATACTTGTTTATATTAGCTTTAGCATCAGTATTTTATTGGATTATTAACAAGGTTTCTCCTGTAAATTTAATAATTGTTTTCGTTGCGATACATTTTGGCTATGGGTCAGGCGTCTTAACATATCTTTTTAACTTAAAAAAAATCAGAAGGTAG
- a CDS encoding M28 family peptidase, giving the protein MCIFTVISSYGQYNLYYNQKPDRENLRKVAYELAADEFWGRGTGQKGGFIAADYLAAKFGEIGLKQFPGYENFEQNVPLHEITVQPESVLELYNSVDTILPEINFEYLVHKTGSGTIIPKPVEMVFAGFGISAPEYDYNDYRNINVLNKIVVCYSGEPESDDDIYFMGNIATKHSNIDIKQRTALAQGAKACIIIPNPIDFDYEEWTKTVYEYSFPELSLAYSPSDILTLLIQPEIASKLFAYEKYDYETLSKMFFENKLISFEMKSKMTFRGFYKDRIFFSPNIIGYLEGSDSKLKQTCVIVTAHYDHLGIGPAIRGDSIYNGMLDNAMGVSSLLEIARIMQKSEAKPLRSVVFMLTTAEEKGLLGSLHYLNYPAFPLYKTIANINIDGMAFIDNFNSVVGIGSKLSELDTILRTTARNMNLYLEEFPQEFIEIESFNRSDQIAFASAGIPGMMVMDGTHYKNVSRDYGIFRLVEYMAGFYHTPFDDTDILINWHAAVQHTHLLMNLIATVAMSETEPEWAEWTNYYYERIKLKNEKR; this is encoded by the coding sequence TTGTGCATATTTACTGTTATTTCATCTTATGGTCAGTACAATTTGTATTATAATCAAAAACCTGATAGAGAAAATCTAAGGAAAGTTGCATACGAATTGGCTGCCGATGAATTTTGGGGCAGAGGTACCGGACAAAAGGGAGGTTTTATTGCAGCAGATTATCTTGCAGCTAAATTTGGCGAAATTGGACTAAAACAATTTCCCGGATATGAAAATTTTGAGCAAAACGTACCTTTACATGAAATTACTGTTCAGCCTGAATCAGTATTAGAACTATATAATTCTGTTGATACAATTCTTCCTGAAATTAACTTTGAGTATCTGGTTCATAAAACCGGCAGCGGAACAATAATTCCAAAGCCTGTTGAGATGGTATTTGCAGGATTTGGTATTTCAGCTCCTGAATATGATTATAATGATTACCGCAATATAAATGTTTTGAATAAAATAGTAGTTTGTTACTCCGGAGAACCGGAATCTGATGATGATATTTATTTCATGGGTAATATTGCAACGAAACATAGTAATATAGACATCAAACAACGTACAGCTCTCGCTCAGGGAGCAAAAGCCTGTATCATTATTCCAAATCCTATAGATTTCGATTACGAAGAATGGACAAAAACGGTATATGAATATTCATTCCCAGAGCTTTCTCTTGCTTATTCGCCATCAGATATTCTTACTTTACTGATTCAGCCTGAAATTGCAAGTAAACTTTTTGCTTATGAAAAATATGATTATGAAACTTTAAGCAAAATGTTCTTTGAGAATAAACTGATTTCATTTGAAATGAAAAGTAAAATGACTTTCAGAGGCTTTTATAAAGACAGAATATTTTTCTCTCCTAATATTATTGGTTATCTTGAAGGAAGCGACTCAAAATTAAAACAAACCTGTGTAATAGTAACAGCTCATTATGACCATCTTGGTATAGGACCTGCGATTAGAGGTGATTCGATTTATAATGGTATGCTTGATAATGCAATGGGAGTTTCATCGCTCTTAGAGATTGCAAGAATTATGCAAAAGTCAGAAGCCAAGCCACTAAGAAGTGTTGTTTTTATGCTTACTACTGCTGAAGAAAAAGGGCTTTTGGGCTCGCTTCATTATTTGAATTATCCTGCTTTTCCTTTATATAAAACTATAGCTAATATTAACATTGATGGTATGGCATTCATTGATAATTTCAATTCTGTAGTCGGTATTGGCTCGAAACTATCGGAGCTTGATACAATATTAAGAACCACAGCCCGGAATATGAATTTATATTTAGAAGAATTTCCACAAGAGTTTATTGAAATAGAGAGTTTCAACCGATCAGACCAGATTGCTTTTGCTTCTGCAGGAATTCCGGGAATGATGGTAATGGATGGCACACACTATAAAAATGTGAGTCGAGATTATGGTATATTCAGACTTGTTGAATATATGGCAGGATTTTATCATACACCTTTTGATGATACTGATATTTTGATAAATTGGCACGCAGCTGTTCAACACACACATTTACTTATGAACCTGATTGCTACAGTTGCTATGTCAGAAACTGAGCCTGAATGGGCTGAATGGACTAATTATTATTACGAAAGAATAAAATTAAAAAATGAGAAAAGATAA
- a CDS encoding DUF3108 domain-containing protein — MKYFFILVVFLTSFYSGDASVLLTGEFLEYNVTYLGVSIANVKIYNDGWTNHGKRSVVKVRANIFTYSHIPMINAKVRMESLIDRGGIYSHEYVRNISLRNNPWEYQKIEFNYSQNLLKNNKWINNKKTSSINLEFEPTYRIHDALGLFFKARFAATPGNSSKILTYLDESPFYTNINFSSKKELIYVGGVSGKVRSVYGKGNADWQKQFGITGEFEGWFSDDSARIPLKGKLDFIVGKLSIELVKYQRDGWQVPR, encoded by the coding sequence ATGAAATATTTTTTTATATTAGTTGTTTTTTTAACTTCATTTTATTCGGGTGATGCTTCTGTATTGCTAACTGGTGAGTTCCTGGAATATAATGTAACTTATCTTGGCGTATCAATTGCAAATGTGAAAATATATAATGACGGGTGGACTAATCATGGTAAGCGAAGTGTAGTTAAAGTAAGAGCGAACATATTTACTTACAGTCATATCCCAATGATTAATGCAAAAGTCAGGATGGAAAGCCTGATAGATAGAGGAGGGATTTATTCACATGAATATGTCCGCAATATTTCGCTTAGAAACAACCCTTGGGAGTATCAAAAAATTGAGTTCAATTATTCGCAAAATTTGTTAAAAAATAATAAATGGATTAATAACAAGAAGACTTCATCCATAAATTTGGAATTTGAGCCAACCTATAGAATTCATGATGCCCTCGGTCTTTTTTTCAAAGCAAGATTTGCCGCCACTCCCGGTAATTCAAGCAAAATTTTAACTTATCTTGATGAATCACCATTTTATACAAACATAAATTTTAGTTCAAAAAAAGAGTTGATATATGTCGGAGGAGTAAGCGGAAAAGTTCGTTCTGTATATGGCAAAGGAAATGCTGATTGGCAAAAGCAGTTTGGCATCACGGGCGAGTTTGAAGGCTGGTTTAGTGATGATTCTGCACGCATACCACTTAAGGGCAAACTTGATTTCATTGTTGGTAAATTATCAATTGAACTTGTAAAATATCAACGTGACGGCTGGCAGGTACCCAGATGA
- a CDS encoding glycosyltransferase — MKLSVVTICFNEVSTIQKTIESVIKQNYTDFEYIIIDGGSTDGTMNIVNQYKNVVSRIISEKDEGIFFAMNKSLDLAIGEFIYFLNAGDFLVNNYIFSEIFEIVKSEDLIYGDVIFVYESGLKFRRRSPKTLKPEYFFIDSINHQTTFIKLDLIKKAGGFDTSFKIAGDYDLILKLVYQEKCKTKYIEMPVSYFNLSGISSNSGFNELQNEERAICLKRYFDADTLEKLRKKKFISDIINKKIKYSYSLILSNLSNNFLFGKK, encoded by the coding sequence ATGAAGTTATCTGTCGTAACTATTTGTTTTAACGAAGTTAGCACTATACAAAAAACTATTGAAAGTGTCATAAAACAGAATTATACTGATTTTGAGTATATAATTATTGACGGTGGCTCGACTGATGGTACCATGAATATTGTTAATCAGTATAAAAATGTTGTAAGTAGAATAATTTCTGAAAAAGATGAGGGGATTTTTTTTGCTATGAATAAATCTCTTGATTTAGCAATCGGTGAATTTATTTATTTTCTAAATGCCGGAGACTTCCTTGTAAACAATTATATTTTCAGTGAAATATTCGAAATTGTTAAAAGTGAAGATTTGATTTATGGCGATGTAATTTTTGTGTATGAAAGTGGACTGAAATTCAGGAGACGTTCACCTAAAACATTAAAGCCTGAGTATTTTTTTATTGATAGTATTAATCATCAGACAACTTTTATTAAGCTGGATTTGATTAAGAAAGCAGGCGGTTTTGATACAAGTTTCAAAATCGCGGGGGATTATGATTTAATTCTCAAGCTTGTTTATCAGGAAAAATGCAAAACAAAATATATTGAAATGCCTGTTTCATATTTTAATTTATCAGGCATTAGTTCAAATTCCGGGTTTAATGAATTGCAAAATGAAGAACGAGCAATATGTTTAAAAAGATACTTTGATGCTGATACACTAGAAAAATTGAGAAAAAAGAAATTTATATCAGATATAATAAATAAAAAAATCAAGTACTCATATTCATTGATTTTAAGTAATTTATCGAATAATTTTTTATTCGGAAAGAAATAA
- a CDS encoding PAS domain S-box protein: protein MLQVNNESLQILDFLPIGIYKTDFTGKFLYANDSLAHILGYCDVNDLLSQSAANFFVRPELRIQELSSNINDLIFTEELQLKRKDGKIIYVLDRYRKYKSLDGKIYYEGSIEDITNKKELDLIKNKQSQDIKERFLTLYQYTNDAIFLHDFDGNFIDANPAALSIIGYNKSEIPNLNLTDIVDSEDLPKALAVVEQIKLIGVQQDATTFKLKKKNGDTVWVESFAVANFKDGKPYAVQGIARDISMRKIAELNLIKSEQDYKDLIDNLPEPVIIHHETKIVNINKKCEIISGYKREQILGKSIFDFIPNEYHQKIATNMYKKYSGEEVESYEIQFRTADENLKNVLINPLIINYDNKLSSLIILSDITAFRDAEKIIFKNENMLKDIINSITSVIIVIRNDGEIISHNNSLDIFLKGILNHRINPLNIIDLFDSLKIVDSQNLKINLKDIIENLELSNDDCYNNDIQILSNNSKFWYKLSINRLSQTQNEFVVAINDITVFKTSEIENLESKIRMQTILDNSIQSFVLIDTDRKIVAFNDFAASNALNNFGSEMKEGDLLELFVEKEEIERLNDTLDAAFKGKIQKNERSFISSDGSVRWYVFLYTPVKINGIVKNVVQNIIDITEKKESEKKLIDYQNKIERKNYELRQLTKAVEQSANSIMITDREGIITYVNPSCEKISEYTKTELIGRNANLLNAGVQNKDVYKELWETVKSGKVWKGEFLNITKSGKKYWEHASITPVFDNNGEITSFIGIKEDITQRKEFEKTLKNNEEKINALLNAIPDFLYVMDKDGYYLEAYTPKAESQFIHSKNDYLNQSIYDILSPELAVLTHNNIKKAISTNETQHFHYSISQSDIEIYFEARMVKCGNDKVLSIVRDITNQIENEDIIRRQDKIKQVLTRWANEFVNLSYNQIDSGISKAISEIGSVLDVDRVYLFSYDYVNKIAVNTHEWCNYGIYPEIDNLKSVPLESMYSWVEDHQNGKIVLVEDVLALPEDDKIRQILESQNIRTVMSIPVTNNNNCMGFVGFDMCRDIKKWTEEEILMLKLLSEVIYNLFERIEAHKINEYANESISRLEKTKDILSKWAREFINVPYHKYDETINSTLAEIGEVVDVDRIYIFSYDFDIKIATNTHEWAREGIEPQIENFPIVPFENMMNWVEIHQTGKYVLIPNVSEMDDSDPLKFYLEPQETTSALGIPIYNNGECFGFVGFDAVRRIKIWNDDEVMMLKFLADLLYNLQDRFRRQEELVIAKQKAEESDKLKSSFLANMSHEIRTPMNGIIGFAKLVAAKNITDNERKDYLDIIKLSSNRLMELINDILDISKIETGLMEVCNSQIDTNDLLKEIYNFYQHDASTLGLDFKISLDSFFESTYIVSDQAKLHRILSNLVSNAIKFTNEGFVEIGSKLTQEKIEFYVNDTGVGISDSFKPFLFERFRQEDINLNRHHEGAGLGLAICKGLCDLIGAEIYLETKKNVGTRVTVTLPIYQNNLNDITKMSPEHVMIMNWKESVILIAEDDEINFKYIEKLLSKINGVSIVRARNGKEAVELVEAHNEIDLILMDIKMPVLDGLSATKQIRLFKPEMPIIAVTAFAMVQDKKAALEAGCNDYISKPYEAEEILEIINKYLAV from the coding sequence GTGCTGCAAGTAAATAATGAAAGTCTTCAAATCTTGGATTTTTTGCCGATAGGCATTTATAAAACAGACTTCACAGGAAAATTTTTATATGCCAATGATAGTCTGGCTCATATACTGGGTTATTGTGATGTCAATGACCTGCTTTCTCAAAGTGCGGCAAACTTCTTTGTAAGACCTGAATTACGTATACAGGAATTAAGCAGCAATATTAATGATTTGATTTTTACTGAAGAACTTCAACTTAAAAGAAAAGACGGTAAAATAATCTATGTGTTAGACAGATACAGAAAGTATAAATCTTTAGACGGCAAAATATATTACGAAGGCAGTATTGAAGATATTACCAACAAAAAGGAACTGGACTTAATAAAAAACAAACAAAGCCAGGATATTAAAGAAAGGTTTCTGACTTTATACCAATACACAAATGATGCCATATTTCTTCATGATTTTGATGGAAATTTTATTGATGCTAATCCCGCTGCTCTTAGCATAATTGGTTACAATAAATCCGAAATCCCGAATCTTAATTTAACTGATATTGTGGATTCGGAGGATTTACCCAAAGCATTGGCAGTTGTGGAACAAATCAAATTAATAGGAGTTCAGCAGGATGCAACTACTTTTAAATTAAAGAAAAAAAATGGCGATACAGTTTGGGTGGAATCTTTTGCTGTTGCTAATTTTAAGGATGGAAAGCCTTACGCAGTTCAGGGAATTGCAAGGGACATTTCGATGCGAAAGATAGCAGAATTGAATTTAATCAAAAGTGAGCAGGATTACAAGGATTTAATTGATAATTTGCCTGAGCCTGTTATAATTCATCATGAAACTAAAATTGTAAATATTAATAAAAAATGCGAAATAATTTCAGGATACAAGAGAGAGCAAATTCTTGGAAAGAGTATTTTCGACTTCATTCCGAATGAATATCATCAAAAAATAGCAACAAATATGTATAAAAAATATTCTGGTGAAGAAGTTGAATCTTATGAAATTCAATTTAGAACTGCTGATGAAAATTTAAAAAATGTACTGATTAATCCATTAATAATTAATTATGACAATAAGTTATCATCATTAATTATTTTAAGTGATATAACTGCTTTCCGTGATGCCGAAAAGATAATATTCAAGAATGAGAATATGCTTAAAGATATTATAAATTCAATTACTTCAGTTATAATTGTTATAAGAAATGATGGAGAAATAATATCACATAACAATAGTCTGGATATTTTTTTAAAAGGTATATTAAACCATAGAATTAATCCTTTAAACATTATTGATTTATTTGATAGTCTAAAAATTGTTGACTCTCAAAATTTAAAAATAAATTTAAAAGATATAATTGAAAATTTAGAATTAAGCAATGATGATTGTTACAACAATGATATTCAAATATTATCCAATAATAGTAAGTTTTGGTATAAATTGTCTATAAACAGGCTTTCTCAAACACAAAATGAGTTTGTTGTAGCAATCAATGATATAACAGTATTTAAAACTTCTGAAATTGAGAATTTAGAATCGAAAATCAGAATGCAGACAATACTTGACAACTCCATCCAATCATTTGTATTAATTGATACTGACCGAAAAATAGTAGCCTTCAATGATTTTGCAGCAAGTAATGCACTAAATAACTTTGGCAGTGAAATGAAGGAGGGTGATTTACTTGAACTTTTTGTTGAAAAAGAAGAAATTGAGAGGTTGAATGATACTTTAGATGCTGCATTTAAGGGAAAAATTCAAAAAAATGAGCGTTCATTTATCTCTTCTGATGGTTCTGTCAGATGGTATGTTTTTTTATATACACCTGTCAAGATAAATGGTATTGTAAAAAATGTTGTACAGAATATAATTGATATAACAGAAAAGAAGGAATCAGAAAAAAAATTAATTGATTATCAGAATAAAATTGAAAGAAAAAATTATGAGCTTAGACAGCTTACAAAAGCAGTTGAACAGTCTGCAAATTCGATAATGATAACTGACAGAGAAGGAATTATAACTTACGTAAATCCATCTTGCGAAAAAATTTCTGAATATACTAAAACTGAATTAATTGGAAGAAATGCAAATTTACTCAATGCCGGTGTCCAAAATAAAGATGTTTACAAGGAGTTATGGGAAACGGTCAAATCTGGAAAAGTTTGGAAAGGGGAATTCCTGAATATAACAAAATCAGGAAAAAAATATTGGGAACATGCATCAATTACACCTGTTTTTGATAATAATGGTGAAATTACGAGTTTTATTGGTATCAAGGAAGATATAACTCAAAGAAAAGAATTTGAGAAAACACTTAAGAATAATGAAGAAAAAATTAATGCATTGCTAAATGCAATTCCTGATTTTCTATATGTGATGGATAAAGATGGTTATTATCTTGAGGCATACACACCGAAAGCAGAATCTCAATTTATACACTCAAAGAATGATTATTTGAATCAATCAATATATGATATATTATCCCCCGAGCTTGCAGTACTGACTCATAATAATATTAAGAAAGCAATAAGTACAAATGAAACTCAGCATTTTCATTACAGTATTTCGCAATCAGATATAGAAATATATTTCGAAGCCAGAATGGTTAAGTGTGGCAATGATAAAGTTTTATCAATCGTCAGAGATATCACAAACCAAATAGAAAATGAAGATATTATACGAAGACAAGATAAAATCAAGCAAGTTTTAACTCGATGGGCAAATGAATTTGTAAATTTATCTTATAACCAAATTGATTCAGGAATAAGTAAAGCAATAAGTGAAATCGGGTCAGTTCTGGATGTGGACAGAGTATATCTCTTTTCTTATGATTATGTAAATAAGATAGCGGTTAATACCCATGAATGGTGCAATTATGGTATATACCCCGAAATTGATAATCTCAAATCCGTCCCTTTGGAATCTATGTACTCCTGGGTAGAAGACCATCAGAACGGAAAAATTGTTTTGGTTGAAGATGTTCTGGCTCTTCCCGAAGATGACAAAATCAGACAAATACTTGAGTCTCAAAATATTAGAACTGTAATGTCAATCCCTGTAACTAATAATAACAATTGCATGGGCTTTGTTGGTTTTGATATGTGCAGAGATATTAAGAAATGGACTGAGGAAGAAATATTGATGCTAAAACTTCTGTCTGAAGTTATTTATAATTTATTTGAACGAATTGAAGCGCACAAAATAAATGAATATGCAAACGAATCAATTTCGAGATTGGAAAAAACTAAAGATATTCTGTCAAAATGGGCAAGAGAATTTATCAATGTCCCGTATCACAAATATGATGAAACAATAAATTCTACTTTAGCGGAAATTGGAGAAGTTGTTGATGTTGATAGAATTTATATTTTCAGTTACGATTTTGATATTAAGATAGCTACCAACACTCATGAATGGGCAAGAGAAGGTATTGAACCTCAGATAGAAAATTTCCCGATTGTTCCTTTCGAGAATATGATGAATTGGGTGGAGATTCATCAGACCGGTAAATATGTACTAATTCCAAATGTCTCTGAGATGGATGACTCAGACCCGCTTAAGTTTTATCTTGAGCCTCAGGAAACAACTTCAGCTCTTGGAATACCAATTTATAATAACGGAGAATGTTTTGGATTTGTTGGTTTTGATGCAGTAAGAAGAATTAAGATTTGGAATGATGATGAAGTTATGATGTTGAAATTCCTTGCAGATTTGTTATATAATTTACAAGACAGGTTCAGAAGGCAGGAGGAGCTTGTTATAGCCAAGCAAAAGGCAGAAGAAAGCGATAAACTTAAATCTTCATTTCTTGCTAATATGTCTCATGAAATCAGAACTCCGATGAATGGAATCATCGGATTTGCAAAGCTTGTAGCAGCAAAAAATATAACCGATAATGAAAGGAAGGATTATTTGGACATCATTAAATTATCCAGTAACAGACTTATGGAATTAATTAATGATATTCTGGATATATCTAAAATTGAAACAGGTTTAATGGAAGTATGCAATTCACAAATTGATACAAACGACCTTTTGAAAGAAATTTATAATTTTTACCAGCATGATGCGTCCACATTAGGTTTAGATTTTAAAATTTCTTTAGACAGTTTTTTTGAGAGTACATACATAGTTTCTGATCAGGCTAAACTGCATAGAATACTGTCTAATCTTGTAAGTAACGCTATTAAATTTACTAATGAAGGATTTGTAGAAATTGGTAGTAAGCTAACACAAGAAAAAATTGAATTTTATGTTAATGATACAGGTGTTGGGATATCTGACTCATTTAAACCTTTCCTTTTTGAAAGGTTCAGGCAGGAAGATATCAATCTTAACCGACACCATGAAGGTGCAGGTCTTGGCTTAGCAATCTGCAAAGGACTGTGCGACCTGATTGGAGCTGAAATTTATTTAGAAACTAAAAAAAATGTTGGTACAAGAGTTACAGTGACTCTACCAATTTATCAAAATAATTTAAATGATATTACAAAAATGAGTCCGGAGCACGTCATGATTATGAATTGGAAAGAATCGGTTATACTTATTGCTGAAGATGACGAAATCAATTTTAAGTATATCGAAAAATTACTTTCAAAAATTAATGGTGTATCAATTGTCAGAGCCCGTAACGGCAAAGAGGCTGTAGAACTTGTTGAAGCCCACAATGAGATTGACCTGATTCTGATGGATATAAAAATGCCTGTTCTTGATGGTCTTTCAGCTACTAAACAAATCAGGTTATTCAAGCCTGAAATGCCTATTATTGCAGTTACAGCCTTTGCTATGGTTCAGGACAAGAAAGCCGCTCTCGAAGCTGGCTGTAATGACTATATATCCAAACCGTATGAAGCAGAAGAAATACTTGAAATCATTAATAAATACCTTGCAGTATAA
- the pepF gene encoding oligoendopeptidase F, translating into MMNYLKTFFIVLFLLSIGIFSQMLNAQNELPERKDVADKYKWNITDIFKSAADWNKEYSSLENDVKKFTSYKGKISKSAKELHSYLEYSSEIGKRFSRAYLYASLGRDTDLISSDFQVMFEKMQKLGAELSSLQSFATPEILSISESDFLKFLKDEPKLKAYEHELKGIFKMKPHTLTADEENLIAKLSPISQIPNNTYSILNDAELPFPSIQLADGSEVKLSHGRYRAALYALDRDYRKAVYKGTYEPYNALKGTFAALYNGRLKTRIINSEIRNYKSPIEAALSGNDIPVSVYENLVNVTNENLKTLHRWASIKKRALKLDELHPYDTYVTLFPSTQKEYTYDEAVEISLKALAPLGKEYVDAVKFGFDNRWIDVYETKNKRSGAYSNSSGAGPHPFILLNWNNTLDDVFTLVHEIGHNMHSFFSEKNQPFHYAGYSIFVAEVASITNEALLLDYLVENAESKEEKMALLEKFLTGAQATFFRQTRFAEFEKETHDRGLKGEVLTEPALTKIFADMYQKYWGPEMVTDYEEGLSWARVHHLVKYNFYVYQYATGFAAAQALAEQIKNEGKPAIDRYLGFLSSGSSDYPLNVLNKAGVDMSTKAPIEATISRINKYLDELEKLMSE; encoded by the coding sequence ATGATGAATTACTTAAAAACGTTCTTTATTGTATTATTTTTATTATCAATAGGAATATTTAGTCAAATGCTTAATGCACAAAATGAGCTACCTGAAAGAAAGGATGTAGCCGACAAATACAAATGGAATATCACGGATATATTCAAAAGTGCCGCTGATTGGAACAAAGAATACTCTTCACTTGAAAATGATGTCAAAAAGTTTACTTCTTACAAAGGCAAAATTTCAAAATCAGCTAAAGAGCTTCACTCATATCTTGAATATTCAAGTGAAATTGGCAAAAGATTTTCAAGAGCTTACCTTTATGCTTCTTTAGGTCGCGATACTGACCTTATAAGCAGCGATTTTCAGGTTATGTTCGAGAAAATGCAGAAACTTGGTGCTGAATTATCATCTCTGCAATCATTTGCAACACCCGAAATCCTCTCAATAAGTGAGAGTGATTTCCTGAAATTTTTGAAAGATGAGCCAAAACTCAAAGCTTATGAGCATGAACTCAAAGGCATTTTCAAAATGAAACCTCATACCTTGACAGCCGACGAAGAAAATTTGATTGCCAAATTAAGTCCGATTTCGCAAATTCCAAATAACACATATTCTATTCTTAATGATGCTGAACTTCCATTTCCTTCAATTCAACTCGCTGACGGAAGTGAAGTTAAATTATCACACGGCAGATACAGAGCTGCTTTGTATGCACTCGATAGAGACTACAGAAAGGCTGTTTATAAAGGAACTTACGAACCTTATAATGCCTTGAAAGGCACTTTCGCTGCTTTATATAATGGCAGATTAAAAACAAGAATCATCAATTCTGAAATCAGAAACTACAAAAGCCCAATTGAAGCTGCTTTATCCGGTAATGATATACCTGTTTCAGTTTACGAAAATTTGGTTAATGTCACCAATGAAAACCTCAAGACTCTTCACCGTTGGGCATCTATCAAAAAACGCGCTTTGAAACTTGATGAACTTCATCCTTACGACACTTATGTTACTCTATTCCCTTCAACTCAGAAAGAATATACTTATGATGAAGCAGTCGAAATTTCGCTGAAAGCACTTGCTCCACTTGGTAAGGAATATGTTGATGCTGTAAAATTCGGCTTTGATAACCGCTGGATTGATGTTTACGAAACTAAAAATAAAAGAAGCGGAGCATATTCAAATAGTTCAGGAGCAGGACCTCATCCGTTTATTCTATTGAACTGGAATAATACTCTTGATGACGTTTTCACACTTGTTCATGAAATCGGTCATAATATGCATTCTTTCTTTTCCGAAAAGAATCAGCCTTTCCACTATGCTGGATATTCAATATTTGTAGCTGAAGTAGCATCAATTACAAACGAAGCTCTTTTACTCGATTATTTAGTGGAAAATGCTGAAAGTAAAGAGGAAAAAATGGCTTTACTGGAGAAATTCTTAACAGGTGCTCAGGCAACTTTCTTCCGTCAAACAAGATTTGCTGAATTTGAGAAAGAAACTCACGACAGAGGTCTAAAGGGAGAGGTATTAACAGAGCCTGCTCTTACAAAAATTTTCGCAGATATGTACCAAAAATATTGGGGTCCTGAAATGGTAACCGATTACGAAGAGGGGCTTTCATGGGCGAGAGTACATCATTTAGTCAAGTACAATTTCTATGTTTACCAGTATGCTACCGGATTCGCTGCAGCTCAGGCACTTGCAGAACAAATCAAAAATGAAGGCAAACCTGCTATTGACAGATATCTTGGATTCTTGAGTTCTGGAAGCTCTGATTATCCATTGAATGTTCTCAATAAAGCTGGAGTGGATATGAGTACAAAAGCACCGATAGAAGCGACAATTTCAAGAATCAATAAATATCTTGATGAACTTGAAAAATTGATGAGCGAATAG